The following DNA comes from Sediminitomix flava.
CAACTTCATGAACGTTAGATCAACACTTAATCAATTAACGTGATAACAGATACCCGCTAAATTCAAGCCAAAAAAGAAAAAAACGTGAAATAATTGCACTATTACTTCGAGATGGGTGTCAATCTATTTGTTAGTAAAGAAAAGTCAATGGAGATTGCCCCCATTGACTGAAGTATTACTGGTTAATACTCAATATCTCCAACAACCAATTCAGCTAAAATTGGCTTAATATGATTTTCAAGAACATCGACATGATCTGGGTGACTAGCATAAACAGCTAAGCCTTCTTTATCGTCAAAAATTGAATTTAGCATTACTGAAAAACCTTGAGAACGGTCAGAAAAGTTATATCCTGCATTCATTTCTACTAATGTAGGAACCTTACCTTTTAAGTCTTTCAATGCCTGAATAAGAGCATCTACCTTTTCTTGAGGAGTACCCTCTTTGATTTTCATTAGTACCGTATGAACTACCATGCTTTAAACGATTTTTTGTTGATTTTAAAGTAGAGCTCAATTTTCGGATATATTCACCAAATTTTCAATGACTTTTATACTAAATCTAGTTTTATTATCATCATTCTTATTAGATAATTCGCCATTTACCTCAAACTGTACAGAGGTTTTTCCATTTTTCTTGGCTTTACTATTGATTTCCCATACTTGCTTGTCTTCAATTTCACTACAAGTCTGATTACTAAAATCTAATAATTTGTTCGCATCAGTTACTTTTATATCTATGATTTTATAATCTATAGCTGCTACTGATAACTTGTTCAAGCTAATAATATTAGATTCTATCCTTTTAGTAATACGCTCCCACTCATCCATCTGTATC
Coding sequences within:
- a CDS encoding Dabb family protein — translated: MVVHTVLMKIKEGTPQEKVDALIQALKDLKGKVPTLVEMNAGYNFSDRSQGFSVMLNSIFDDKEGLAVYASHPDHVDVLENHIKPILAELVVGDIEY